The proteins below are encoded in one region of Penaeus monodon isolate SGIC_2016 chromosome 32, NSTDA_Pmon_1, whole genome shotgun sequence:
- the LOC119593770 gene encoding YTH domain-containing family protein 3-like (The sequence of the model RefSeq protein was modified relative to this genomic sequence to represent the inferred CDS: added 82 bases not found in genome assembly): MYAGHSDMQRMKGQGTSVPNGPKDQNYSSFQSYTSPMTSSMAAAAAASDPYMSSYYMTSTPYQAFGVGDGTWSNGGDHMQTFLGGYGGQMGYDSHSAIDGMFSSGSFGGFNPPGFNYGFHGNGDYNAWGGSEVRGGNKQYDDYYQRDNVYTDERVKALDQGVEGLTLADPKTGQDLPREGGPGANKNAATNGSGGVEVKASGASSPGGETSVGLGQPKKGMSWASIASQPAKPQPNRRRDKTTMSSIVPGRHMDIGTWEGKNGGGPKPVAPPPVPRPAWEAPRGGTRSTTSASYSTPPPRTPPQVPQPQQVQQPGQPQQQQQQQQQQQQQQQQQQQQQQQQQLQASPQQHQQQQQSLQQHPHQQHMHPQQQHQSHQQHQHQQHQHQQHQHQNQQLQQQLPPSPQQQQPPQAPMLAGGGMHSNMELVPSPQSGPPVPVSRPMSHAPGQINELQTDDGILEDLRMRNDYNPKDFDLSPKNARFFVIKSYSEDDIHRSIKYEIWCSTEHGNKRLDSAFREREGKGPVYLFFSVNGSGHFCGLAHMISTVDYNSSSSVWAQDKWKGQFRVKWIFVKDVPNSQLRHIRLENNENKPVTNSRDTQEVPYEKGKQVLKIIIQYRHTTSIFDDFLHYEKRQEETETRRHPNTYKDMERGDDRRGDRSLEHRDHRDHRDPPRDHRDHRDSRDHRDGRDHRDGRDHRDHRDHREHHRGGMGGGRGRGGHHHHHRGGRN; this comes from the exons ATGTACGCTGGACACTCTGATATGCAGCGGATGAAAGGACAAGGAACCTCAG TGCCAAATGGGCCGAAAGACCAG AATTACTCCTCATTCCAGAGTTACACTAGTCCCATGACATCTTCGATGGCCGCGGCTGCAGCTGCTTCTGACCCGTATATGTCGTCTTACTATATGACCTCAACTCCTTACCAG GCATTCGGCGTTGGAGACGGCACTTGGAGTAATGGGGGTGACCACATGCAGACTTTCCTCGGAGGTTATGGCGGACAGATGGGATATGACTCACACAGTGCCATTGATGGCATGTTCAGTAGTGGCAGTTTTGGTGGCTTCAACCCTCCCGGCTTCAACTATGGTTTTCATGGGAACGGTGACTACAATGCATGGGGAGGGTCAGAGGTTCGTGGAGGGAACAAGCAGTATGACGACTACTACCAGCGAGACAATGTCTACACCGATGAACGTGTAAAAGCTTTGGATCAAGGTGTAGAGGGACTAACTCTTGCTGACCCCAAAACAGGTCAGGATTTGCCTAGGGAAGGTGGACCTGGAGCTAATAAAAATGCAGCCACTAATGGGAGTGGGGGAGTTGAAGTCAAGGCTAGTGGGGCCAGCAGTCCAGGAGGAGAAACATCAGTTGGACTCGGGCAGCCAAAGAAAGGTATGTCTTGGGCTAGTATTGCCTCCCAGCCAGCCAAGCCTCAACCAAATAGACGGCGAGACAAGACTACAATGTCCTCCATTGTACCTGGCCGTCATATGGACATTGGAACATgggaggggaagaatggaggTGGACCTAAACCCGTTGCACCACCACCTGTCCCCCGCCCTGCATGGGAAGCTCCACGAGGAGGCACGCGATCCACTACCTCTGCTTCATATTCTACCCCACCACCTCGCACCCCACCCCAGGTGCCTCAACCTCAGCAAGTGCAGCAACCAGGTCAACC GCATCCCCACAACAGcatcagcagcaacagcagtcACTCCAGCAGCACCCACACCAGCAGCACATGCATCCTCAGCAGCAGCACCAGTCACATCAGCAACATCAACACCagcagcaccagcaccagcagcatcaacaccagaaccaacaattGCAGCAGCAGTTACCTCCTTCACCCCAGCAGCAGCAACCCCCTCAAGCACCCATGCTTGCGGGAGGAGGAATGCACTCGAACATGGAACTTGTCCCATCACCTCAGAGTGGACCACCGGTACCTGTGTCCCGGCCCATGTCTCATGCCCCAGGACAGATTAACGAGCTACAGACAGATGATGGTATCTTGGAAGACTTGCGAATGCGCAATGACTACAACCCTAAGGATTTTGACCTTAGCCCTAAAAATGCACGTTTCTTTGTGATTAAATCTTATTCAGAGGACGATATTCACCGTTCTATCAAATATGAGATATGGTGCTCCACAGAACACGGCAACAAGCGTCTTGACTCTGCTTTCCGTGAACGAGAGGGTAAGGGGCCAGTGTACCTTTTCTTCTCAGTGAATGGATCTGGACACTTTTGTGGATTAGCCCACATGATTTCCACTGTAGACTAcaactcatcatcatcagtgtggGCCCAAGACAAATGGAAAGGCCAGTTTCGAGTGAAGTGGATATTTGTAAAGGACGTTCCAAATAGCCAACTGCGGCACATTCGGCTGGAGAACAATGAGAACAAACCTGTAACAAATTCTCGTGATACCCAGGAGGTgccatatgaaaagggaaaacag GTTTTGAAGATAATCATCCAGTACCGCCACACCACCTCCATTTTTGATGACTTCCTCCACTATGAAAAACGGCAGGAAGAGACGGAGACACGCAGGCATCCTAATACTTATAAG GATATGGAAAGAGGTGACGACCGTCGTGGTGACCGTAGCTTAGAGCACCGAGACCACAGGGATCACCGAGATCCCCCCAGGGACCATCGAGACCACCGTGATAGCCGCGACCACCGTGATGGCCGTGACCACAGGGATGGACGTGATCACCGTGATCACCGAGACCACAGGGAACACCACCGGGGGGGCATGGGTGGGGGACGTGGCCGAGGGGggcaccaccatcaccaccgtgGCGGACGCAACTAA